The nucleotide window tgtgtgtgtgtgcgtgtgtgtgtctttgtgtgtgtgtgtgtgtatgtgtgtgtttttctgtgtgtgtgtgtgtgtgtgtctgtgtgtgtgtgtgtgtgtgtgtgtgtgtgtgtgtgtgcgtgcgtgcgtgcgtgtgtgtgtgtgtgtgtgtgtgtgtgtgtgtgtacgtacctGTACCTCGCAGTGGGCCGAATGCCCTGCTTCCGCTCTGTAGTGGGGAGCGAGGGGGAGAAGTGAAGGGGAGGGTGGTCACAAAGACGGGGAGAGTGGGTGTAGGGGCGGGAAGGAAGCTGAGGGGAGGGACAGGGATCTGTACCTCGCAGCTGTTGCGGCCTCCCTCCATGTAGCCGAGACACATCTTGTTGTCAGTATTAATTCCCGGGTAGGAACCGCGACAGTCCGCGTCACGGACAACCGGGGAGACCAAGCAATTGTAGTAGCGAACCGCTAGTGGGGTAATAGTGGGAtattaaaccccctcccctccggccccacaccccctctccccgtgtctctgaccccccccccccccccccctcccctccgtctCTCCAACGCCTCCTCAATCCCTACTTCCCTCATTCACCCACCCTTCAAccgtctctctctcgcccccccccccccccccccaccagtcccGGGGTCTCACCCGGGTCCATGGCGCGGCTCCAGCCGGAGATGAGACACATGTCGCCGGTCTGGGCGCACTGCGTGGGCAGGGAACGGCGACCACATTGCGGTTCATGGCGGCGGGCCGGGACAGTTTGATCAGCATGATGTCGTTGGCCAGGGTGTGGTAATCGTATTTGGGATGTCTGATCACCATGTCTGATTCGATGAACTGTTCCGACCCCTCCGAAGCCGTGATCTCATGTTCGCCCAGACGAACCCTTATGTTCCTACGAACAGACGGTAAAACCAGACCGCGCCTTAAAACCAACCGCGatcggaggggagggggttagagggacAGGAGAGGGGTGTAGACCCCGGTACGTACGACTGGTAACAGTGAGATGCGGACACCGCCCAGCGCGGGTGAATCAAAGCGCCGCCGCACAGATGGTAGCCGGCGTTGAAGGACACGATCCAGGGAGTGGCGTGTTTGCTGCACACGTAACCGCACACGGTATTGTCATTGTCTGTGGGCGCCGCGGCtgtgggagtgggagagagagaacacGGTCACTGCCAgcggaggggggagatggag belongs to Leucoraja erinacea ecotype New England unplaced genomic scaffold, Leri_hhj_1 Leri_872S, whole genome shotgun sequence and includes:
- the LOC129694958 gene encoding LOW QUALITY PROTEIN: trypsin-like (The sequence of the model RefSeq protein was modified relative to this genomic sequence to represent the inferred CDS: inserted 1 base in 1 codon), translating into MHGLGRAQVRPLAKGIRARTPHNMNTLLFLVFLGLAAAAPTDNDNTVCGYVCSKHATPWIVSFNAGYHLCGGALIHPRWAVSASHCYQSNIRVRLGEHEITASEGSEQFIESDMVIRHPKYDYHTLANDIMLIKLSRPAAMNRNVVAXSLPTQCAQTGDMCLISGWSRAMDPAVRYYNCLVSPVVRDADCRGSYPGINTDNKMCLGYMEGGRNSCEANSGGPVVCNGVLQGVVSWGYACIMCDYPGVYTRVCNYVTWIDNTIAAN